From Falco naumanni isolate bFalNau1 chromosome 4, bFalNau1.pat, whole genome shotgun sequence:
CGGACAAAACCATTTTGTACACACAGCGATTTTTTGGTGCTAAGTTTGGTGCCTTGATAAAAATCATGGGTTTCCTCGGCAATTTTTTGGTGCAAAGTTTGGTGCCTTGGTAAAATCATGAGTTTCCTCTAATGCGCTGCAACGGCTGATGTGAAACCCAAAGGCAGGCTCAGGCTGGAGGGCTCCTCGCCGCTCAGCGCAGCTCCTGTCGCCGTTTGCCCGTGGGGAGGGTGAGTGCTGGGCTTGTCCCCGTGGCACTCCCCGGAGGGACTCTGCTGCCAGGGTCTGCCTGGGGGTGCCAACAAGCAGCTCTGGCCACCCGTGCCGTGTCCTGGCCGCTCTTCCCTGGCACGGCTGGAGAGGTGACCCAAAatggggggtgcaggggggggcACGGGCAGTTCCAGCAGCCTCAGTCCAGGGCCAGCGAGGGGATCTTGCAGACGAAAGGGAAGGCTCTGCCACAGGCGTTGTCGTTCCAGGAGCGCAGCGctacccccaaaaaaaccaaagtgttAGGCATGAGGAGGTAACCGTGTGCTGCCCTTGGGACCGGGACCTCCTGCCGTTGTGAGAGGCTTTCCCTGGATGTGCCTCCATTTGTGCTGCTCCCagccgtgccccctcccagcatcCTCATCCCAGTCCCCAGGATGCTGGCGGGGATCCCTGGTCCCAGCTCAAACATGGTAGCAGGGTGTCCCAGCCCCATACCCCACAGAATATCACCAAGCTGTGCAAGGATGGGGTGTTAAGGTATGTCCAGTGGGTCTGTGTACGCCTGACTGGTCCTGCTGGCAATATGGGTCTGAAGTGGGATTTTTGCACAAGCAGGGTCTTGCCCCACTTCAGCGAGATGCCCCTGGCCTGagcaaggaagggaaaagctgaTGGGTATTTACACAGGCCTCCCGTGTTGGAGGGGAAATGGGAAAATGTGACCTTTGGCTAAATTCAGTAATTCTTCAAAGTGGATGATGCTACCCTCCTGCCGCTGCTATGGGAGAGGGAGATGGGCTGTGAGCAGAGGGaaagtgagtgtgtgtgtgtgtatgtgctgaaagagaaaatacatcccttctctgcaaagaaaaaagaaaataataaaaattaaaatgcaaatcctCAGCCTGCCAGCAACCTCTTCAAAAAAGCACTAGCTGAGCGGATTGAATTGACTGACGTGCAAGTAAGACGTAGGGTGCCCTCGACACCCGGCGTGGCACTCACCACTGCTGTGCCTGTACCAGATCTGCACACAGTCCTCCTCCTCCGGGATGGAGTGGATGCCGTCGTCGGGCTGGCTGCCGTCCCAGTAGTGGTAGTCGTAGGAGGAGCCGTCCGTCCACTCGAAGTGACCCTCCTGCATGGGGTGAGCAGAGAAAGGCTGCGATCGCAGAGCAGTGTTTGCAGAAGGTGGGGGTCCCGCTCCCGTGCAgaccccatccccacccccagtgCCACAGTCCGGAGACACAGGAAGAGACTGTCACCACTCAGCAAAGGCCACACagcttgtttgggttttacAACTGAAAACTCAGCCTGGCAAGCCCCGGCATTCACCGTCTTCTCACCAGGGGAAGCTCAGAAATTAAACCCATATATTTTTTTGCACACCCACCCaattctgtcttccttttcctttttcttttccactccTTTCCCAATATGTACAAAAAATTTGCTGGCATGGGACTGTTCCCCTGATGGtctccattttcctttgttaCATATTAGACTATATATTTCCAACATGTCAGCTTTGAAAagttgcagagaaaagaaaagaaagcaacgAAATTTGGTGATCACTGGCTTTGGAGatgttttcagtttatttgCTCTTCTTGGACCAGCAGTACAATACTCTTTCTATTAGTCCATTAATAACATACGATGTGAATAATCAGTAATTATTAATCTATTAATTCTAGtaacacttttcttttaaaagcagaccAGAGGGGATGAAATGACAGCTTTCCCCCATGTGCTGCCCAACAGACCCTACACCACCACCTGACTGAGGCTGCATGGAGTGAAGAAGGAAaccaagcagctttccagcgagaacatgcagggaggtgACTTTTCCAAAGCCATTTCCCACATGATTACAGGGAGCTCTCACCTGCCGCAGGTCATTGAGTCCCGTCCAGATGTCAGTGGGGATGCCCGGCACACGGCTGTTCACTAGGTCGTACACAAAGACGTTTTCTTCCCAGCTGGCAAAACAGAGCAATCCGGAGGCGCTGAGGGGGTATGTCAGGCAAATGGTCGGGCATGCCCCCCAGCATTCGCCCTACGGCACAGCCAGACGGGCCCCCCCTCTTCCAATTGCTGTTGATTACTTTCCCAGGTCTGTGCAAGAGCTGCGTAGTGTGGGTGAGAGCTGGGGTagagggagcagggggaaaagCCTGTATAATCATATCGTATTTCCATCCCTTTTTCAAGAGTAAATACCACGGTTTTGGGAAATCTAGGGAATACTAGGTCAGTTTTCCTGCCAGGCcaggaaaaggcattttttacACCACCTTTGCACACCCATGCATCAGATTtgacctggctgctgctgcagagggacgCTTAGGCTGGGACACGAGcctgcagctggcacagaggTTGTGCTGTGGGAATGGAACTTCATCCccatcttcctttttccccagccGTGCCAGGGTGGGATGACATGTTTCTGCACCCTCACCTGTGGATGGAGGCCAGCTTGGCTGATCTGATGCCAATGGAGAACTCGGCACAATAGAGGTCGGCTTCAGCCCAGGTTTTGTTGATGGGGAAGTACCGGTAGCAATGGCCTTCGTACTCTGTCCAGAAGAGCGGGCAGGAGTAGGCATGGACAGGCTCCGGCAtggctgggggcagagcagaggacaTCCAGCAGCTGATGGTGACACAGCGTGGCCAGGCAGCTGAGCgggcagtggtggcagcagtgcccagccctgctccccacacCTCGCCCAGGCAAATAACCACCAAACACAGGCATGGAAAAACCAACTGTTGCAGAAGCTGTGCAAAAGTTtgcaaaagccaaaacacagttTGCAAAAGCTGTGGGTTTCTTGATTTTAGCATCTGCCTGAATCAGGAGGGACATTTCAAGCCAGTTTGACATCATTTTAGGCAGAGGGGGCTTAAAATAAAGGCACTGACATTTGCTACTGGAGAAACCGAGATAAGGGCTCCTCTCACCTCCATCAGGCACTACCAGTGCCACCGTACTGGGATGGGAGCTGacagctgggggctgcagggttaCGGCCACACTGTCCTCCTGCAAGGCCAACTTGCACCTCCTCCCTCCAAGAacctctccccccccccccccccccccccccccccccccccgtgtccctGGGCCCGGACGCAGCCGTGCACATAGGCACGTGCTGGATTTTGGCCCCATAAATAGCCAGGAGAGGCGTGCATGCCGCCGGGAGCGGTGCCAGCCTATCTGCCTCCCGCCGCCAGATAAGAGCTGGggcccacacagctgctcctcctccctcaCTTCTCAGCCCAGTGGGGACATCACCCCAAAAGAGGCCATTTTGGGGGCAGGACACATTTCTGGAGCCTTTGCAGTTGCTGCTGTGTAAACACTGCAGCGGCGCCAACACCCCGTGCCCACGTTGTGCTCCCCACATCCCGTTGCAGGCATGATGCAGCGCGCACCCACACACCACCCACGGGTACCACCCGGCTAACCCCCACATCATGC
This genomic window contains:
- the CLEC19A gene encoding C-type lectin domain family 19 member A, with protein sequence MGAGRVAALVAALVAALLGAQAFPQTNIKISQAMPEPVHAYSCPLFWTEYEGHCYRYFPINKTWAEADLYCAEFSIGIRSAKLASIHSWEENVFVYDLVNSRVPGIPTDIWTGLNDLRQEGHFEWTDGSSYDYHYWDGSQPDDGIHSIPEEEDCVQIWYRHSSALRSWNDNACGRAFPFVCKIPSLALD